The genomic stretch GGATCATATCAGAGTATTCCTTCATTAATTTCTTTGTTGCACTTGGATATAAATAGGCAGTCCCATCTGCCACAGAGCGAATGGCTGCAATGAGCTCCTCATGAGGAGCACTTTTGAGTATGTAACCGGAAGCACCTGCGTGAATGGCTCGGAATAAATACTCTTCATCATCATGCATGGTTAGAATCAATACGCCGACATGAGGCATCTTTTGTTTAAGTTCAGCGGTTGCAGTAAGTCCATCCTTGCCAGGAGGCATACTGAAATCCATGAGTACAACATCCGGGTTTAACTCTTCTGCTTTGGCTATCGCTTCGTCTCCGTCTGCCGCATCTCCAATGACTTCAATATCATTCTTTCCTTGCAGCAAAGCAGATAGTCCTGATCGTACGACGATATGGTCGTCAGCAATTACGATACGAATCAAAATGGTTTCCTCCCTTTCCTTCAAGGTCCGGTGTGATGTAGTTAACATTTTACTACAGTTAGAATAGGGCTGCACCCGATCTTTATGAAAAAAGAGAACTAAGCAATGTTTTTTTTACATAAATAGTTCACCATGTCAGATTACATTCAGTATGTTTGTCATAGAAGTGGAGAGTTGATCGGCTTCTCGCTCTACCATCTGGATCTCACTTGGATGAAAGGGGCGAGAGTGGTTTCTTAGACCGGTAATCAGAATCCCAACAGGGGTTTGATCCTGCAAGAGTGGAACAGAAATAATGCTGGTAAGCCGCTCTGCAAGTAAGAGGGGACAGGTATGAAACAGCAGAGATGCAGGTTCTGAATTCATACTTGAGATAAAACTGCGGCCTGACTTAAAGACAGGGGCTGCAATACCTTCATTTGTTTTAAAAGCGATTTTTGATGTGCGCTTACTGCGGCTTCCCATCTGAAAGATGACATGCAGCTTTCCGTCTGTTTTCGAGAGGAGCAAGATGGCGGTGAAGTCAGCATGTAGACTATGTTGCAGCTGCTCTACAATATACTCTTCTGCAGGGGATAAGCATTGCATCATCATCACATCCTTTGGTTAGATTTATGAACCTAAGATTACTCGTTTCCGAGAAAGAGGCTGTGAAATATGTCACTAGAACCTAGCCAAATTAGAAAGTTAGGGGAATTTTAGCACTTTTATCAGGTGTTTCCCTGATCCGTAATATGGGGGGATTAAGTACAATAGAGATATTAGAAGAGCGAGGGGCGATTTAAGATGACATTAGTATTAGCCAGAAGAGGACGTGAGGTAGAGGTGACCATGTGCGGAGGGAATGAGACTAGCCAAGGGGAAGCTGAACTGAAAAAAGGTCTCCAAGGTTTGATGCAGCTTAAATCGATCAATGTCGGAGATCGACTGTTTTACGAAGGTGATGAGGTAGAGGCGCTGTACTACATGAAGTCGGGCCGGGTGAAGCTGACAAAGACGAATGAGGACGGAAAAGAAATTATTCTTTCGTTCATGCAGGCAGATGATCTGGTAGGTGAATTCGGAGGAATCGAAGGCGAATTCCACGGATTTGAAGCAGAGGTAGTAGAAGCAGGTATAGTGGGTGTCATCATGGTTCGGAATCTGGAGGTCTACCTCAGCCAAAACGGAGAGATGGCCCTCGAATTTATCCGCTTGATGGGAACTGCACAGCGTATACTCCAGTATAAACTGCGCGATCTTTTGATGAATGGTAAAGCGGGCGCGCTCGCTTCGGTACTCGTAAGAGCATGTAATAGCTACGGAAAAATGACACCCGAAGGAATTCTGATTACGAAAAAATTAAATCATGCAGATATAGCCGAGCTTATCGGAGCAACGAGAGAGAACGTAACGAAGACGCTTAGCGGCTGGAAAGAGCAAGGGATCGTAGAAGTATCGCAGGGACGGATTCTTGTTCGTGAAATAAGCGAGCTGCATCAGATATGCGGCTGCCAGGCAGGGAATCTTTGCTCGCCAAAAATTTGCCGCATGTAACTTAGCGAATCATAACGCAACTAAAAAAGACACCAGCTGGTGTCTTTTTCTATGTTTTTATTCTAGAACGAGGATTAGCTCCTCTACAATAGAAGGGAATTATTTATTTGAGACCAGCTTACTGGAAGGATAAGTATAGGACAACTTACGTACAATTTCTTTTTGCCATTTTTCATCGCCAATGGACACTGCCAGATTGAGAAGGT from Paenibacillus polygoni encodes the following:
- a CDS encoding response regulator transcription factor; its protein translation is MIRIVIADDHIVVRSGLSALLQGKNDIEVIGDAADGDEAIAKAEELNPDVVLMDFSMPPGKDGLTATAELKQKMPHVGVLILTMHDDEEYLFRAIHAGASGYILKSAPHEELIAAIRSVADGTAYLYPSATKKLMKEYSDMIRRGESDGPYETLSDREKEIMAWIAKGYSNKEIAEQLIISVKTVESHKSNLMDKLGLKSRPELVKLAMKKGLMTYD
- a CDS encoding GAF domain-containing protein produces the protein MMMQCLSPAEEYIVEQLQHSLHADFTAILLLSKTDGKLHVIFQMGSRSKRTSKIAFKTNEGIAAPVFKSGRSFISSMNSEPASLLFHTCPLLLAERLTSIISVPLLQDQTPVGILITGLRNHSRPFHPSEIQMVEREADQLSTSMTNILNVI
- a CDS encoding Crp/Fnr family transcriptional regulator codes for the protein MTLVLARRGREVEVTMCGGNETSQGEAELKKGLQGLMQLKSINVGDRLFYEGDEVEALYYMKSGRVKLTKTNEDGKEIILSFMQADDLVGEFGGIEGEFHGFEAEVVEAGIVGVIMVRNLEVYLSQNGEMALEFIRLMGTAQRILQYKLRDLLMNGKAGALASVLVRACNSYGKMTPEGILITKKLNHADIAELIGATRENVTKTLSGWKEQGIVEVSQGRILVREISELHQICGCQAGNLCSPKICRM